From a region of the Nonlabens sp. Hel1_33_55 genome:
- the recN gene encoding DNA repair protein RecN, which produces MLKEIHIQNYALIDQLDLEMSRGLTMITGETGAGKSIILGALGLVTGKRADLSAIRDTSTKCVVEVHFDISRLGLKDFFVKEDLDYQDITIIRREILPSGKSRSFVNDTPVTLNVVSTIGSQLIDIHSQHQTLQLATDQFQMETMNAFVNEQTKKSDRSGNVVLQNYQNQLKEYKALTKQLTSLRDNQAELSRELDYNTFLLNELEEAQIDGLNQEELEQENEQLSNVEQITEALSMLEHKISEEDNGILDELREVNTQLKSIKGFSPKYQELNERLTSVLVELEDMSTEAESLKDQVELDPERLEFINTKLAQLDNLYRKHQLDSVEDLIKLRDDLADKVLSSQNIDGKIKNMESQIASKTKELDQLAKELHDLRANHKTELEEQIAETVRSLGMKDAQFEVRLLPTETFNNNGKDQVEFAFTANRGTPLLALDKAASGGELSRLMLSIKALLSRCKQMPTIIFDEIDTGVSGSIAEKMAIIMKQMATAMQVITITHLPQIASAGDDHLIVRKRNQEDRTVSVIERLSESARVEEIAQMLSGGSISDAARENARILLQ; this is translated from the coding sequence TTGCTTAAAGAAATCCACATACAAAATTACGCGTTGATTGATCAGCTAGATCTCGAGATGAGTCGTGGACTTACCATGATCACTGGAGAAACCGGTGCTGGTAAATCCATAATTTTGGGAGCTTTAGGATTGGTGACTGGTAAACGTGCCGATTTATCTGCGATAAGAGATACTTCTACAAAGTGTGTGGTTGAGGTTCACTTTGATATTTCGCGATTGGGCTTGAAAGATTTCTTTGTTAAGGAAGACTTGGATTATCAAGATATCACCATCATAAGACGAGAAATCCTGCCATCAGGTAAGAGTCGTTCTTTTGTAAATGATACACCGGTAACATTGAATGTTGTGAGTACAATTGGCTCACAATTAATCGATATTCATTCCCAACATCAAACACTACAATTGGCAACAGACCAATTCCAGATGGAGACGATGAATGCCTTTGTTAATGAACAAACGAAAAAAAGCGATCGTTCTGGAAACGTGGTTCTACAGAATTATCAAAACCAACTCAAAGAATATAAGGCACTCACTAAACAGCTCACTTCCCTGCGCGACAATCAAGCCGAACTCTCTAGAGAGTTGGATTACAACACCTTTTTGCTAAATGAACTGGAAGAAGCTCAAATAGACGGGCTCAATCAGGAAGAATTAGAGCAAGAAAACGAGCAACTTAGTAATGTAGAGCAAATAACGGAAGCTCTAAGCATGTTGGAACACAAGATAAGTGAAGAAGATAATGGCATCCTAGACGAATTGAGAGAGGTGAACACCCAACTAAAATCCATCAAAGGTTTCTCACCTAAATATCAAGAATTGAACGAACGACTGACTTCAGTATTGGTAGAGTTGGAAGATATGTCCACAGAAGCGGAATCGTTGAAAGATCAAGTAGAACTAGATCCAGAACGTTTGGAGTTTATCAATACAAAACTGGCACAGCTGGATAATTTGTATCGCAAGCATCAATTGGATAGTGTTGAAGACCTAATCAAATTGAGAGATGATCTCGCAGATAAAGTACTGTCCTCTCAAAACATTGACGGTAAGATTAAAAACATGGAGTCGCAAATAGCTTCCAAAACCAAAGAGCTTGATCAATTAGCAAAAGAGCTACACGACTTGAGAGCAAATCATAAAACGGAATTAGAAGAACAGATTGCCGAAACGGTAAGATCGCTGGGAATGAAAGATGCCCAATTTGAAGTCCGTTTATTGCCTACAGAAACATTTAATAATAATGGTAAGGATCAAGTGGAATTTGCCTTCACGGCAAACCGCGGTACTCCGTTGCTGGCATTGGATAAAGCAGCTTCAGGTGGAGAACTTTCACGATTGATGCTATCCATAAAAGCATTGCTCTCGCGATGCAAGCAAATGCCTACCATCATTTTTGACGAGATTGACACCGGTGTTAGTGGTTCGATTGCAGAGAAGATGGCCATCATCATGAAACAAATGGCAACAGCCATGCAGGTGATTACCATCACGCACCTACCGCAAATTGCCAGTGCTGGAGATGATCATTTGATCGTTAGAAAAAGAAATCAAGAAGACCGCACCGTTTCGGTAATCGAGAGACTCAGTGAAAGCGCTAGAGTAGAAGAGATTGCGCAGATGTTGAGTGGCGGCAGCATATCAGATGCGGCACGTGAAAATGCACGCATCTTACTTCAATAG
- a CDS encoding response regulator transcription factor — METENKKILLVEDDPNFGTVLKDYLIMNDFDVVHAKNGMEGFEKFKKDNYDLCILDVMMPYKDGFTLAKEIREKNEDVPIVFLTAKAMKEDVLRGYKVGADDYLNKPFDSEVLLMKVKAIIQRKGQDSIADSKEFEFQIGNFHLNSKLRFLSYNDQEPIKLSPKENELLRLLALHLNDLMPRELALTKIWRDDNYFTSRSMDVYIAKLRKYLKPDDNVEIVNIHGEGFRLLVKDQVDY; from the coding sequence ATGGAAACTGAAAACAAAAAAATCCTACTAGTAGAGGATGATCCCAACTTTGGAACTGTATTAAAAGACTATCTAATCATGAATGACTTTGATGTCGTTCATGCTAAAAATGGTATGGAAGGTTTTGAAAAGTTCAAGAAAGATAATTATGACCTTTGTATTCTAGACGTAATGATGCCTTACAAGGATGGATTTACCCTAGCTAAAGAAATTCGTGAGAAAAATGAAGATGTGCCAATCGTATTCCTTACCGCAAAGGCAATGAAGGAAGATGTGCTGCGAGGTTATAAAGTTGGTGCAGATGATTACCTAAACAAGCCATTCGATAGTGAAGTACTATTAATGAAGGTTAAAGCAATCATCCAACGTAAAGGTCAAGACAGCATCGCTGATTCTAAAGAATTTGAATTCCAAATTGGTAATTTCCACTTGAATTCTAAACTTAGATTCTTATCCTACAATGACCAGGAGCCTATAAAACTATCTCCTAAAGAGAATGAGTTACTTAGATTGCTTGCGCTTCACTTGAATGATTTGATGCCTAGAGAGCTTGCATTGACTAAGATCTGGAGAGATGATAACTATTTCACTTCAAGGTCTATGGACGTTTATATCGCAAAGTTGCGTAAGTACCTTAAGCCAGACGATAATGTAGAAATCGTGAATATTCACGGTGAAGGTTTCCGTTTACTTGTTAAGGATCAAGTAGATTACTAG
- a CDS encoding glycosyltransferase, translating into MEELRFSFIVPVFNRPAELEKLLQSFSRVQFPREFEVVVIEDGSTLKSDVVCSRFRESVNITYLSKQNTGPGDSRNYGMQRASGNYFIILDSDCIVPADLLEKVHRHLKNNFVDCYGGPDAAHESFTNLQKAINYSMTSTLTTGGIRGGGEMAGKFQPRSFNMGLSKKAFETTGGFSTIHPGEDPDLTLRLWELGFQTALFSNAFVYHERRISWSLFYKQVNKFGKVRVILNKWHPTSKKITYWLPSLFVLYMFFSFTCALFGNSIFMVPLLVYVLLIFSFSTLKNGFIVGCMSIAAMLIQFTGYGLGFLNSYIQIGILKKEERDAFPNLFFK; encoded by the coding sequence ATGGAAGAGCTGCGTTTTTCTTTTATCGTTCCCGTTTTCAATAGACCTGCAGAGTTAGAAAAACTGTTGCAAAGTTTCAGTCGTGTACAATTCCCGCGTGAATTTGAAGTCGTTGTGATAGAGGATGGCTCCACCTTAAAGAGCGATGTTGTTTGTTCTCGCTTTCGCGAAAGCGTAAACATTACATATCTAAGTAAACAAAATACGGGCCCAGGAGATAGCCGTAATTATGGCATGCAACGAGCCAGCGGAAACTATTTTATTATCCTGGATAGCGATTGTATCGTACCAGCAGATCTTCTGGAAAAAGTCCACCGACATCTAAAAAACAATTTCGTTGATTGTTATGGAGGTCCAGATGCGGCGCACGAGAGTTTTACTAATCTTCAAAAAGCCATTAATTATTCCATGACATCTACATTAACCACAGGCGGTATACGTGGTGGTGGTGAGATGGCTGGTAAATTCCAACCACGAAGTTTTAATATGGGATTGAGCAAAAAGGCTTTTGAGACTACGGGCGGTTTTAGTACAATTCATCCTGGTGAAGATCCTGATCTCACATTGCGACTATGGGAATTAGGCTTCCAGACGGCGCTGTTTAGCAACGCGTTTGTGTACCATGAACGTCGTATCTCATGGAGTTTGTTTTATAAACAGGTAAATAAATTTGGAAAGGTACGTGTCATTTTAAATAAGTGGCATCCTACCAGCAAGAAGATCACTTATTGGCTGCCTTCGCTTTTTGTACTTTATATGTTCTTTTCCTTTACATGTGCTTTGTTTGGTAATTCGATTTTTATGGTTCCGCTGCTTGTATATGTGCTTTTGATTTTTTCTTTTTCAACTTTGAAAAACGGATTTATAGTTGGGTGCATGAGCATTGCAGCCATGTTGATTCAGTTTACGGGATATGGTTTAGGATTTTTAAATAGTTATATTCAAATTGGCATTTTGAAAAAAGAGGAACGTGATGCCTTTCCCAATTTATTTTTTAAATAA
- the miaA gene encoding tRNA (adenosine(37)-N6)-dimethylallyltransferase MiaA: MISKKLITIVGPTAVGKTALSIAFAKAYKTHIVSCDSRQFFKEMAVGTAVPEPEELEAAPHHFIQNLSIHDDYSVGDFERDAISLLEDLFETNDVIIMVGGSALYEKSITQGLDEFPEVPVEILDSLNEEFEQKGLKKLVEQLQKVDPEYATKADLENSRRVIRALSVYRASGKTYSSFLGKKKKTRNFEVIKVGLEAPRPVLYERINQRVDLMMKNGLLDEAKKLLTYQHLTPLKTVGYQELFPYLEGKYDLEEAVRLIKRNSRRFAKRQLTWYRKDPDVNWFSYNTSHTEIVRRVEELFMDS, from the coding sequence ATGATTAGCAAGAAGCTTATAACAATTGTTGGGCCTACTGCTGTTGGTAAGACTGCTTTGAGTATCGCTTTCGCGAAAGCGTACAAAACTCACATCGTTTCCTGCGATTCAAGACAGTTTTTCAAAGAAATGGCGGTAGGTACGGCCGTTCCAGAGCCTGAAGAATTAGAAGCTGCACCTCATCACTTTATTCAAAATCTGAGTATTCATGATGATTATTCTGTAGGTGACTTTGAAAGAGATGCTATATCGCTTTTGGAAGATTTATTTGAGACTAATGATGTTATCATCATGGTAGGCGGTAGCGCTCTTTATGAAAAATCAATCACACAAGGACTTGATGAATTCCCAGAGGTACCAGTAGAAATATTGGATTCCTTGAATGAGGAATTTGAGCAAAAAGGATTAAAAAAATTAGTAGAACAATTACAAAAAGTTGATCCTGAATATGCAACAAAAGCAGATCTAGAAAATTCTAGGCGTGTCATACGAGCGCTGAGTGTATATAGAGCCAGCGGTAAAACCTATTCCAGTTTTTTAGGAAAGAAAAAGAAAACCCGAAATTTTGAGGTCATCAAGGTTGGATTAGAAGCACCACGTCCCGTACTTTACGAAAGAATCAATCAACGTGTTGATCTCATGATGAAAAATGGTCTGTTGGATGAAGCCAAAAAATTATTGACCTATCAACATTTAACGCCACTAAAAACAGTAGGCTATCAAGAATTGTTTCCTTATCTAGAAGGAAAATATGATTTGGAAGAGGCCGTACGACTTATAAAAAGAAATTCCAGAAGGTTTGCAAAAAGGCAATTAACCTGGTACAGGAAAGATCCTGATGTAAATTGGTTTTCCTACAACACAAGCCACACAGAGATTGTGCGGCGTGTTGAAGAATTATTTATGGACTCTTAG
- a CDS encoding DUF4835 family protein: protein MKLSNVLPSLFTFLMLFLAFAASAQEFNMTVQVNAQNIAQPDRSIFRTLETSLQEFINNTKWTDREVADEERIDGALIFVVNNFDNNRFQGNFQLSVSRPVYNSTYTSTIFNYKDNDINFEYIENAPLFYNANQFESNLNSLITFYVYTVLGIHADTFELKGGQEFHEKAQDIVNLAQSSRNIGWNPGDGNGRVSRYRLNADLLSDTFKEYREVMYDYHLNGLDQFALNAKETKQNLQTYILKFEDMNQRRPNSLLQRTFFDAKSDEIKDIYSDGPAVNIANLKESLQKLAPNQNTKWRTIKV, encoded by the coding sequence ATGAAATTGTCAAACGTACTTCCTAGTTTATTTACTTTTTTGATGCTGTTCTTAGCTTTTGCTGCCAGTGCTCAAGAATTCAATATGACCGTTCAAGTGAATGCTCAAAATATAGCGCAACCGGATAGATCAATCTTTAGAACCCTTGAGACTTCGCTACAGGAATTCATAAACAATACGAAATGGACAGACCGTGAAGTAGCAGATGAGGAGCGCATCGATGGCGCTTTGATCTTTGTGGTGAATAACTTTGATAACAACAGATTTCAGGGGAATTTTCAATTGTCGGTTTCTAGACCCGTCTATAATTCAACATATACTTCAACGATCTTCAATTATAAGGATAACGATATCAACTTTGAGTACATTGAAAATGCTCCACTATTTTATAATGCGAACCAATTTGAGAGCAACCTCAATTCATTGATTACATTCTATGTATATACTGTTTTGGGAATCCATGCAGATACCTTTGAACTCAAAGGTGGTCAAGAGTTCCATGAAAAGGCTCAAGATATTGTCAATCTTGCCCAATCATCACGTAACATAGGCTGGAATCCAGGTGATGGAAACGGTCGTGTTTCCAGATACCGATTGAATGCAGATTTACTTTCAGATACCTTCAAGGAATATCGTGAGGTCATGTATGACTATCATTTGAATGGATTGGATCAATTTGCACTAAATGCTAAGGAAACCAAGCAAAATCTTCAAACCTATATCTTGAAATTTGAAGACATGAATCAGCGTAGGCCTAATAGTTTACTACAACGTACCTTTTTTGATGCCAAGTCAGATGAGATAAAGGATATCTACAGTGACGGTCCGGCTGTCAATATTGCAAACCTCAAAGAATCGCTCCAGAAATTGGCGCCCAACCAGAATACAAAATGGCGTACGATTAAAGTATAA
- a CDS encoding enoyl-ACP reductase, which produces MAYNLLKGKRGIIFGALDENSIAWKTAKLAHDEGATFVLTNAPVAMRMGEINKLAEETGSEIIPADATSIEDLENLVTKSVEILGGKLDFVLHSIGMSVNVRKGKHYTDQNYTWTEKGWDVSAVSFHKVMQTLHKNDAMNEWGSIVALTYMAAQRTFPDYNDMADNKAYLESIARSFGYFFGKDKKVRVNTISQSPTPTTAGSGVKGFEGFLSYAEKMSPLGNATAQDCAEYTMTLFSDYTKKVTMQNLFHDGGFSNTGVSQEVIEKF; this is translated from the coding sequence ATGGCTTACAACTTACTTAAAGGAAAACGCGGAATTATTTTTGGCGCACTGGATGAAAACTCCATCGCTTGGAAAACAGCAAAACTAGCTCATGATGAAGGTGCGACCTTCGTTTTGACAAATGCTCCAGTAGCAATGCGCATGGGAGAAATCAACAAACTTGCTGAAGAAACAGGAAGCGAGATCATCCCAGCAGATGCTACAAGTATTGAAGATCTTGAAAACCTAGTCACAAAATCTGTTGAGATTCTTGGTGGGAAATTAGACTTCGTTCTGCACTCCATTGGTATGTCTGTCAATGTTAGAAAAGGCAAGCACTATACAGATCAGAACTATACCTGGACTGAAAAAGGATGGGACGTGAGTGCTGTTTCTTTTCATAAAGTGATGCAGACGTTGCACAAGAATGATGCGATGAATGAATGGGGCAGCATTGTTGCGTTGACCTACATGGCAGCACAACGCACGTTTCCAGACTATAATGATATGGCAGATAATAAGGCCTATTTGGAAAGTATTGCACGCAGCTTTGGATACTTCTTCGGGAAGGATAAAAAAGTACGTGTGAATACTATTTCACAATCACCAACTCCTACAACTGCAGGAAGCGGTGTCAAAGGATTTGAAGGATTCTTGAGCTATGCAGAAAAGATGAGTCCGCTGGGTAATGCTACGGCTCAAGACTGTGCAGAATACACGATGACTTTATTTTCAGACTATACTAAAAAAGTCACCATGCAAAATCTATTTCACGATGGTGGTTTCTCAAACACCGGCGTGAGTCAAGAAGTGATCGAGAAATTCTAG
- the coaBC gene encoding bifunctional phosphopantothenoylcysteine decarboxylase/phosphopantothenate--cysteine ligase CoaBC — MNILSGKKVLLGITGGIAAYKTTYLTRLLVKAGVSVKVVMTPSAKDFVTPLTLSTLSKNPVLSTFTNEDDDNDMWNNHVDLGLWADLMIIAPCTANTMSKMVNGTVDNLLLAVYTSAKCPVYFAPAMDLDMYKHPSTTQNFEKLASYGNFMIPAGDGELASGLSGKGRMAEPEEIVSFIEQQLLKEQPLRGKKCLITAGPTHESIDPVRFIGNHSTGKMGMALATDLANRGVLVTLIMGPSSVKTDNVLIERINVISAQEMYEAVHANINNQDYAIFSAAVADYKPAIPAHQKIKKSSETLTLELVKNPDILASVGAMESHPFLVGFALETENEMEHAFAKAKKKNTDLLILNSMNDNGAGFGIDTNKITIIDNQGNAQEFPVKSKTLVAKDIVDEIVKRTS, encoded by the coding sequence ATGAATATATTGAGTGGTAAAAAGGTATTGCTGGGAATCACTGGTGGTATTGCTGCTTACAAAACAACTTATTTGACACGCCTGCTTGTAAAAGCAGGCGTTTCTGTTAAGGTGGTTATGACTCCGTCTGCAAAAGATTTTGTCACGCCGCTTACTTTGAGTACGCTTTCAAAGAATCCTGTTTTATCGACTTTCACAAATGAAGATGATGATAATGATATGTGGAATAACCATGTAGATTTGGGTTTGTGGGCTGACTTGATGATCATTGCGCCGTGCACGGCAAATACCATGAGCAAGATGGTCAATGGTACGGTAGACAACCTGCTACTTGCGGTTTATACCAGTGCAAAATGTCCTGTTTATTTTGCGCCGGCCATGGATCTGGATATGTACAAACATCCATCTACCACTCAAAATTTTGAGAAGTTAGCGAGTTATGGTAATTTCATGATACCTGCCGGTGATGGAGAGCTTGCCAGTGGCCTTTCTGGAAAAGGACGCATGGCAGAACCTGAAGAAATTGTCTCCTTCATAGAACAGCAACTTCTCAAAGAACAGCCGCTGCGAGGTAAAAAGTGTCTCATTACAGCTGGACCTACACACGAGTCAATCGATCCCGTGAGATTTATAGGTAATCACAGTACTGGTAAAATGGGCATGGCACTTGCAACTGACCTAGCGAATCGTGGTGTGTTAGTGACTTTAATTATGGGGCCTAGTTCGGTCAAAACAGACAATGTATTGATTGAGCGTATAAATGTTATTAGTGCTCAAGAGATGTATGAGGCTGTTCATGCAAATATCAACAATCAGGATTACGCTATATTTAGCGCAGCCGTTGCAGATTATAAACCTGCGATTCCTGCCCATCAGAAAATAAAAAAGAGCTCTGAAACGTTAACTTTGGAACTGGTCAAAAACCCTGATATTTTGGCAAGTGTTGGCGCGATGGAAAGTCATCCGTTTTTGGTTGGTTTTGCACTGGAGACAGAAAATGAAATGGAGCACGCTTTCGCGAAAGCGAAAAAGAAAAACACCGATTTACTCATATTAAACTCCATGAACGATAACGGAGCGGGATTTGGGATTGATACTAATAAAATTACCATTATCGACAATCAGGGAAACGCTCAAGAGTTTCCGGTAAAGTCGAAAACATTGGTTGCTAAAGATATTGTGGATGAAATTGTCAAACGTACTTCCTAG
- a CDS encoding CdaR family protein, producing MARSNYRTFLLFIAFTIAAAVLWFLFRYNNTYEEYTDVSIEWSNVPVDVELADSSREVKVPIKIRSSGFRLLWLHYEDLKVPLDFKTMVNTNSNALVFNPESARTAIDRAMGDGIDILEIEANPITLEYQRFDSKIVPIEKNFKVDFTGSYKELGTSSFDVDQVKITGNNAIIKELEALAIDMDDVTVSDSIVSLEVDLNALYPNLKIEPNKVTYTVRAAEMTEGSFKIPVTIKNRPIDGTVKIIPDMVTVVFISKLVDYDSINKNDFKVSVDISEIDNGEATVVPILEYDNEKINTARVQPQFVQILVIQ from the coding sequence ATGGCTAGATCTAATTACCGTACTTTCTTGTTATTTATTGCATTTACAATTGCCGCTGCGGTACTGTGGTTCTTGTTTAGATACAATAACACTTATGAAGAATATACAGATGTATCCATTGAATGGAGCAATGTTCCAGTAGATGTGGAGCTGGCAGATTCTTCCAGGGAAGTGAAAGTCCCAATTAAAATTAGATCGAGCGGTTTTAGATTACTATGGTTACACTATGAAGATTTGAAAGTGCCTCTAGATTTTAAAACTATGGTTAATACGAATAGTAATGCTTTAGTTTTTAATCCAGAATCTGCTCGAACAGCAATAGATAGAGCGATGGGTGATGGTATAGATATCCTAGAAATTGAAGCAAACCCAATAACATTAGAGTATCAACGATTTGATTCTAAAATTGTTCCAATTGAAAAGAATTTTAAAGTTGATTTTACGGGAAGCTATAAAGAGCTTGGAACCAGTAGTTTTGATGTTGACCAGGTTAAAATCACTGGAAATAATGCGATCATTAAAGAATTAGAAGCTCTTGCTATTGATATGGATGATGTTACTGTAAGCGATAGTATTGTTTCCTTAGAGGTAGATTTAAATGCTCTTTACCCCAATCTAAAAATTGAACCCAATAAAGTTACTTATACGGTCAGAGCAGCTGAAATGACTGAAGGAAGTTTTAAAATCCCTGTCACCATAAAAAATAGGCCTATAGATGGAACTGTAAAAATCATCCCTGATATGGTGACGGTTGTGTTTATTAGCAAGCTAGTAGATTACGACAGTATCAATAAAAATGATTTTAAAGTATCTGTAGATATTTCTGAAATAGACAATGGTGAGGCTACCGTAGTTCCTATTCTTGAATATGATAATGAAAAAATTAATACAGCAAGAGTACAACCTCAATTTGTACAAATTCTAGTCATTCAATGA
- the coaE gene encoding dephospho-CoA kinase (Dephospho-CoA kinase (CoaE) performs the final step in coenzyme A biosynthesis.), protein MRVIGLTGGIGSGKSTVARAFQKLGVPVYIADEASKRILSEHPNAISQVTSLLGESAYVLNEDQHKVPNRKWIASKVFTDKKLLVDLNGILHPLVREDLQKWLVENQAHDYIIYEAAILFESGGDELCDKVLVVWSKEEERIARVVERDQVTESEVRQRLQNQWNDDQRLSKADFIIINDDIQLIEQFVKNIQEIMLK, encoded by the coding sequence ATGAGAGTGATTGGTCTTACCGGCGGTATAGGTAGTGGTAAAAGTACCGTAGCGCGCGCTTTTCAAAAGTTAGGAGTGCCTGTTTATATTGCCGATGAAGCCTCAAAAAGAATTCTTTCAGAACATCCCAATGCCATTAGCCAAGTGACTTCATTGCTTGGAGAGTCTGCCTATGTTTTAAATGAAGATCAGCATAAAGTGCCTAACAGAAAATGGATTGCTTCTAAGGTGTTTACAGATAAAAAGTTATTGGTTGATCTTAACGGCATTTTGCATCCCTTAGTTAGAGAGGATTTACAAAAGTGGCTTGTTGAAAACCAAGCTCACGACTACATTATTTATGAGGCAGCCATTTTATTTGAAAGTGGAGGCGATGAGCTCTGTGATAAAGTACTTGTTGTATGGTCAAAAGAAGAGGAAAGAATTGCTAGAGTAGTTGAGAGAGATCAGGTTACAGAGTCAGAAGTAAGGCAACGGCTACAAAATCAATGGAATGATGATCAGCGTTTGAGTAAAGCAGATTTCATAATAATTAATGATGATATTCAATTAATTGAGCAGTTTGTAAAAAATATACAAGAAATTATGTTAAAATAA
- a CDS encoding HAMP domain-containing sensor histidine kinase, whose protein sequence is MQKKLLYILISLMSLSLIGIIVVQIYWITNSIQYNDEQFSFLVKQTMVAVATDLENREIANYQIAKQALKDTLGGDINDAQLRQIMLAQQSKALLENSRLNNNPLSDDYKIDPQLTDIDLDSITFRRLFDNKYGLIEPNRSTNTFENSQFKYSEFDNFARKVTGERASEYYSILPIPQRVTTEEVSRLIAEELEKMQIESKFEFAIYQDGFATRVQSENFEFLPEGTWDYPIFRTSNDSVEPYYLYLSLPGRKKFILSSIMGMALLSLIFTTVIVVAYSSAVSQIFKQRQISQIKTDFINNMTHEFKTPIATINLALDSLKHPKIASDPEKVKNYLRMIREENKRMHGQVENVLQISKLDKNDLNIEKERIDMNLLIDESISHVQLLLEEKNGTVKTHLGALRTVVLGNDSHMTNVLVNILENAIKYTETSPVIDVYTENVKNKIVIKIRDQGIGMAKSAQRKVFQKFFREHTGDIHNVKGHGLGLAYSKRILEDHNGEIYVQSVKGKGSTFSIHLPLIV, encoded by the coding sequence GTGCAGAAAAAGTTACTCTACATTCTCATAAGCTTAATGAGTTTGTCCCTAATCGGAATTATAGTTGTTCAAATCTATTGGATCACGAATAGTATCCAGTACAATGATGAGCAATTTTCATTTTTGGTTAAACAGACTATGGTGGCTGTAGCAACTGATTTGGAAAATCGTGAGATTGCCAATTACCAAATCGCAAAGCAAGCTTTAAAGGATACTTTAGGTGGCGATATCAATGATGCACAGCTCAGACAAATTATGCTGGCTCAGCAAAGTAAAGCACTACTTGAAAACTCTAGACTTAATAATAATCCGTTAAGTGATGATTATAAGATAGATCCTCAGCTTACTGATATTGATTTAGATAGCATTACTTTCAGGAGGCTATTTGATAACAAATATGGTCTTATAGAGCCCAACAGAAGTACGAACACTTTTGAAAACAGTCAATTCAAATACTCCGAATTCGACAATTTTGCTAGAAAAGTTACTGGTGAGAGAGCAAGTGAATATTATAGTATACTTCCCATACCGCAGCGCGTCACTACAGAAGAAGTTTCTAGGCTCATTGCAGAAGAACTTGAAAAAATGCAAATCGAATCAAAATTTGAGTTTGCGATCTATCAAGATGGTTTTGCGACAAGAGTACAATCAGAGAACTTTGAATTTTTACCGGAAGGAACATGGGACTATCCAATCTTCAGAACTTCAAATGATAGCGTGGAACCATATTATTTGTATTTGAGTCTTCCAGGCCGCAAGAAGTTCATCTTGTCATCAATTATGGGTATGGCTTTATTGTCTCTCATATTCACAACAGTTATTGTTGTAGCTTATTCCAGTGCGGTGAGTCAGATATTCAAACAGCGACAGATTTCACAAATCAAGACTGATTTTATCAATAACATGACCCATGAGTTTAAAACTCCTATCGCAACCATAAACCTGGCATTAGACTCTTTAAAACATCCAAAAATAGCCTCTGACCCAGAAAAGGTTAAGAATTATCTTAGAATGATACGCGAGGAAAATAAGCGTATGCATGGACAAGTAGAAAATGTTCTGCAAATTTCGAAATTGGATAAAAATGATTTGAATATAGAAAAGGAGCGCATCGATATGAATTTGCTCATCGATGAAAGTATTTCTCATGTTCAATTACTACTTGAAGAGAAAAACGGAACCGTTAAAACGCATTTAGGAGCTCTAAGAACGGTGGTTTTAGGAAACGATAGCCATATGACTAATGTACTAGTCAACATATTAGAGAATGCCATCAAATACACTGAAACATCGCCAGTAATCGATGTTTATACAGAGAATGTCAAAAATAAAATTGTCATAAAAATACGTGATCAAGGTATTGGTATGGCAAAGTCAGCCCAACGTAAAGTGTTCCAGAAGTTTTTTAGGGAACATACTGGTGACATTCACAATGTGAAAGGTCATGGATTAGGACTGGCGTATTCCAAAAGAATTTTGGAAGATCACAACGGAGAAATTTATGTGCAAAGTGTTAAAGGAAAAGGAAGTACCTTTTCTATTCACTTGCCACTTATAGTTTGA